The following nucleotide sequence is from Scyliorhinus torazame isolate Kashiwa2021f chromosome 4, sScyTor2.1, whole genome shotgun sequence.
TGAGTGGAACTTCTAATATGTAATCTGTTCCTCACCCAATGCTACACAATAACCCAGGTAACCTGCCTAAGGCTTACTGAAATAACAGTGGGATTCCTGATGTTCACAGTCTGTCTCTGGATCATTGATATTCAATGTCCTACTTCCCAATTCTGCAGAAGATGAGCATTGCTGACAGTTTCACAGATCGATCAAATAGAACAGTGACTGAATAACCTGCATCATGTGAGGATTTGTACATTTATAGCACATGACACTTGGGTAGTAACCTTTACAGGGATTATATCTTAGTAGACATCTCAATTTCAGTCTTTTTTTATTCGCTCTTGGGATGAGGGTGTCCACCCCTATTGGGGATGGGGTTcctgttagtgaaccagatgagtttataGAACAaattagacttttaaatccagattttcatagaattcaaatttcaccacctgccatggtgggattcaatccTGGGagaccagagcattaccctgggtgtctggattacgagtccagtgacaataccactgtgccaccatcaccCTATGTTAGAATCAAGTGAGAATTGAAACTTCTCTTGGTCATTGTTCACTTTGAAGCAAGTTTTTAGTCTCTACACATATGTATTGAAACTGAAAATTAAATCTATCAATCAGTAAAATAGTATTAAGAAGTTGTTTTTATGTCAATAAAACTAACCATACGAACCACTTTCTATCTTTTCTTATTAAAGATATTCAGCGGAAACACAAGGAGACACTCTGGGCACAAACTGAAACACTGAGAGTGAACCCTATCCTAATAAAGGAGAAGGTGAAGACTTTCCAGCTGGTTGCTCGATACACTGAGCTGACGGTCATTTCAACTGTTCGAGATCGGACACTTGTAGAACATGAACTGCTGGCGAGAGGCCGAGACCATgaagagtggagagagaaacatctcCGGAGAGAATTGGAAAAAATCCGACCTGATCAATTGTTCCAGAGCAGCTTTTCCGAGAGAAATTCCAAATCTGGGAGTTCAGCCGCAGTGAGTGGAGTCCCAGGAATTGGAAAAACAACAATGGTACAAAAGATGGTTTATGACTGGGCCACTGGGAAAATATATTCAAACTTTCAATTTGTTTTCAGTTTTAAATTCCAGGATTTGAACAGTATTAACTGTAGAATAAACCTGAAGAATCTGATACTGGATCAGTATCCTTACTTTGGGAATGTTCTGGGAGAGCTCTGGAAGAACCCAGAGGGATTGCTGTTTATATTCGATGGTTTGGATGAATTCAAGGACAGGATTGATTTTGCTGACAATCGGAGAAATACAGAACCTCTGTCCATGTGCACAGATCCCGAATGCTGGTGTGAAGTGTCTGACATTGTGTACAGTTTAATACAGCACAAGCTGCTCCCAGGATGTTCAGTGCTAGTGACCAGCCGCCCCACTGAATTACATTTATTGGAAAAGGCTGAGATCAGTGTCTGTGCTGAAATCCTGGGATTTGTTGGTGATGAACGGAAGGAATATTTCAACAAGTTTTTTGAAGATcagacagtggcagcagctgtTTTCAAACATGTGGAGGAGAACGAGATCCTTTACACCATATGCTACAACCCTTCCTACTGCTGGATCCTCGGTCTATCACTGGGTCCCTTCTTTACACAAAGAGACAGGAAACAGCAGCAAGTTCCCAAGACCATCACCCAACTATATTCCTACTATATTTACAACATTCTGAAAAACCATGGCCGAGAGATTGAAAACCTCCGCGATGTGTTACTGAAGCTTGGTGAGATGGCCTTCACAGGAGTCTCCGAGAAGAAGATTGTGTTTAGAAATGCAGATCTGATCAAGTACAATCTGCAACCTTCCCAGTTCCTGTCTGGGTTCCTGATGGAACTTTTGGAGAGAGATGATTCTGTCCAGAGTGTGGTTTACACATTCCCACACCTCACCATCCAGGAGTTTGTAGCTGCACTCGCACAATTCCTGACTCCAGATCCTGGGGATATTGGGAAACTCCTCAGTGAAGCCCACAGCAAGGGAGATGGGAGATTTGAGATATTTCTCCGTTTTGTTTCTGGTCTCTCCTCCCCACAGGCAGCTCAGCCCCTGGAGGAGTTTCTGGGTCCATTTTCTCATCAGATAGCCTATGGAGTGATTGACTGGGTGAAAGAGAAGGTTGAAAGTCAGATTGGAAAGACAGAGAGTGAAACTGCTAAAAGGAACCTGCTGAACACATTTCACTACCTGTTTGAGTCTCAGAATAAAGAAGTGGCTCAGGCCACAGTTGGGTCTGTGGATATACTTATACTTTGTGGATTGACCCTGAAGCCAGTTGACTGCACGGTCCTGTCTCATGTGATTGGACTGTGTAATATAATAAAAGAACTTAACCTGGAGTCCTGCAGCATTCATTGTGACGGGTTCCAGCAGCTGAGATCTACAATTCATAAATGCCAAGTGTTGAGGTAATTTCTCTTTAACCATTGGGCAAATTGTGGAAGAGTCTTTCATTGTATTGTTGCTCTGCAATGAAAGAAATAAACAGTTCAGTTAAACCAGAGAAACTGATTCAAGACACAAATGTTAAGAGGATCAGTTAGTAATTCCCTCAGAAATGTAAAATGGATCCTGTGAACAAGTCGGATTTTACAAACAGTTTTGGATCATTCAATACAGGTCAGAGAAAGGGTCTGGTAACTTCATTGTAATAATAATTGTCAGGCCGTTGCACCCTCTCTTGAGGTGTTGCAGTAAGCTGCAGTTACCAGATTGTACATACGTATTTGTAAGGGAAGCAGGGACACCAAATATTGAGTTACAGGCAGCAAAGAACAGTTTCGGGGCAGTGAACTGAGAGCTGAGATTTCACCACTGGGTGTTGTTGGGTCACCCAATTAAATAGAAATTACACGACACTAAGTCAAGACTAACTAATTCACTCCGAACTCTCCCTGCTCTATCAGAAGGCGGCAGAGTCAGGCAGGCTCCTCACGAGTATCCAAGTCAAAGCTTCAATGAACTTGGAAGCTAAAATGGATTGTGCACTGTCCTCAGAGTACAGACACACAGGTCAGCAGGGGGGCTTTGCACAGACTGGACGATTCCAGATAAATCAGGACAGTAAAATTAGAAATTTCCAATAATCCAcatcctgggtggaattctccggtccCCTGGCCATGTGTTTCTCTGCGACGCGCGGTTCACTGGCGGCAGCATtcattcctgctgcttgtcaatgggatttcccattgaagccaccctacgccACCGGGAAACACAGTTGCACTGCAGGCAGGTAAATAGAAtccaaacggctggagaattccaaccaCATGCTCAGGAAGGACCTTCCAAATATTCCCTAAAACCTGTTGTGTCTTTTATTTAAATGTAGAGCCAATTGAATGGGGGATATAATGAAAGATTCCCCATCAATAATAAATGCCAACTATATATAAAACTTCTAATGGATAGGATAATCTCTCTTTGTTACATAAATTCCTTGGAGATGGCATTTATATCAGTGAAAAGTACGTGGTAACACTGCTCTATCACTTAATTTGGGAAAAATCACCCCTTTCCTTTAAAATCCGAGACTTGGGAATTAGCAGTATGATGCACATTTTCCCAAATAGGATGAGGCTGATCAGAGACCTCGGGGAGGATAATTCTGATCCTCGGGGAATtagataatagaatcatagaatttctagtgcagaaagaggccattcggcccatcgagtctgccccgaccctctgaaagggcactctaccgaggcccacacccctgTCCTGTCCccgtaattccacctaaccttcacatttttggacactaaggggcaatctttggactgtgggaggaaaccagagctcccggaggaaacccatgcagacacgggaagaatgtgcaaactccgcagtcacccaagactggaattcaacccgggtccctggcgctgtgagacatcagtgctaaccacagtgccaccatgccacccaaaaaaAACAAAAGTGCCCAACGTGGAGCTCGAACCCACGATCCTGAGTTCAAGAAAGAGTCTGACGCTCTTATCAACTAAACTAGCTGGGCACAGAAACGTGACCGGACTGAGGGGCATTTGAAATCTTTACACAGACACTATTTAGAAGCACATTTACTGATGTGGAGCAGAACAGACTGTGATATTCACTATCAGTTAGAGAAActcttgatttttttaaaaaagagtacccaattcttttttttccaattaaggggcaatttgccgtggccaattcccctaccctgcagatctttttgggttgtgggggtgagacacacgcagacacggggagaatgtgcaaactcctcaccaaCAGTGACCcacgtcctcggcgccgtgaggcagcagtgctaaccactgtgctaccgtgctgccccgaaaatCTCAATATTAATTTCCTGATTTTTTTTTCCCCAGTGTTTTAATTCCAGAGAAAAATCTATTTGATCCGGGGTTTGATTCAGTTTGTTTCTCAATCTGTATGTGTTTGTCTTTAGACTGAAGAACAATAAACTGGGAGATTCAGGAGTGAAAGAACTACTGTTTGCAGCACTGAGGAAACCAGACTGTAAAATACAGAAACTGGAGTAAGTCTGAGATTGTCCTTACGAAGTTGGATGTTGAATACATGTCAGCAATTCTGGGAGACGATTTACAGCCCATGTTCGCAGTCAGAGAGATTGGCGGCGCCGCTGAACATATGTTGAGATCGCATTTCCCGATCTTCCACATGCGCTCGCTGGTGATGTCACACGGTTCAGACCCACAAAGGGCGAGAACCTAATTTGTTTTTCTGAATACATTTCATTCCAGTTACCCAGCCCCCCCATccgtcactgaatattcaaactgaTTTGAAGCAGGCATCAGTCGAGAGTATCTCCCCAGGGGCGCAAAGATAAATATAGccccggaggagggggggggacatgCCTGCCCTGTGGCACTGCCCCTTCGTACAGGTTGGCaaagccaggttggcagtgccgaggggcagtgctggggcatgCCCTCTAGGGAGGCACATTGTGGAGGGGTTCCCATTATGTGTAGTGGGAGTGGGAGAGCTTTGAGGGGGGAACTTGCAGTTGGGAGGgactgggcagtgaggggctgggaggaatGCTGGCGATACTTGTGCGGTTgggcacgtgggggggggggggggaggagatgagaGCTCGATcattttgggtggggggggaatggggaagagagccCGATGATTGTGCGGGAGAAGGGGGAGAGCTCCCGCCCAATACCTCCATGGTGTGAGGAGGGATTGTTGAACTTCAATGCTGATTGGGGCGCCTTTTAAAGCTGGCatccgatctctgtggagctggcagGCCCTACCCTGCCTGGCTGACAGTGAAAATCCACCCACTTCTTTTCCCCTCTTAAGTGCCTGGAAATCTGGACTAAAAAACTAGGCTGTGCATCTGGGGAGcacagttttcagtcagagcctgacactttgGAAAAATGTGGGAAAATCTGCCCTCGGTGTTTAATTAATATTAACAATGAACTCAACCCTGTTATTTCTCTTTCTGATCACCAGTCTATGGGCTGCTGATCTCACAGACTCGTGTGCTGAGGATCTTGCTTCTGCTCTCAATACAAACTGGTCACTAACATCTCTAAACCTAGGATCAAATGCATTCACAGATCAATCTATCCCTGATATTCGCCGCCTCATACTGAATTGCAGATGTCTGGATGTGATCTGGTTAGTGTCAGTCTACTATTTAAAGTAAAGGTAGAATATAAAGTGCACGCGACTGGTATGAGTAATTATTCTTGATGTGTTAACCCCAGTCTTCTGTACAATATGTTTTTCAATCTGTTTATTTTCTGTTTGATCTTTAATGTATTTCAGGCTGGTGGAGAATCAGTTCAGTTTGAATGGAACAAATCAGCTAATGTCATTACAAGGCACAAGAAGTGGACTGAGTGTGAAACTGAGCATTTCGATTTATTAGCACCCCGCTCTCATTCTGTGAACATTTTTCTCTGATTTTCTGACCCTCCCCTTTAACCGGCCGGGCTCCAGGTTGAAATCCTATTGGCCGTTTCCCAGTTTCCAGCTGGAGCTGAGTGAATGTCATCTCCCATTGTGACATCAGAGGCCCAGCAACAGTGTCACCAGACTCCGCCTCCCGACACCACAGCACTGCTTCTGCAGGAGATCCGGGGCTGAATGTTCCCCAATGGGGCACTGGGAAAATGCATAATGGTAGTAATAATGTTATTTTATTCAAgaaactgttatgggcgaggcgttttcagaaccccaaaatgtatcatggagttcaaccaacctctccctttaatggatttgttgcttttcctagcgcaCGGCTTGTTCcctgggtgtgggattacaattatggacacgtgggcttttaaacacaaaacactgtttattccatgaactcaatttaatatcttaaataaacattggatatcttaacaccccttacttcaaagataactcagaaaatattgcaacagtaaataactccgaaAAATGTTCCTTCAGATTTCCAAGAgacctaacacctttaaacagtatcgcatcaggttaaaggatatatatattttctgtagaatggcagagatatattagattggttgacttcagctccagcacctagctttcttcctgcagctctctggacacacacagacctacacaaactgctttttccaactgcaaaactaaactgcaaaatggctgacctgacctcagctccacccactctctgacatcactgttttcttaaaggtacattgcttaaacatccatgtcttaaaggtactctcacatgacacctccccccccccaaaaaaataaaccatcaacttcaagatggttttatttttcacttttgcaccatccactaagaaatgtacacagtaaatatacctttttgtttttaaaaaaaaaacaacacatgcaaacaggtataataatatagccaatgttttttttgttcttcttcctccaaccgaaatccttctcgattgacagtctcgttgaacaaagtctctgcacgatccatccatttctctactcctcggcatttctcttcagaatcagataatttagttcaatctgaccacagagtcccttgccattccctaatacaggaacattggtgatcacagatttcaggcagtcaaatgcctgttgaaagtccactgtccattgaaattgttgccgtttctttagcaagtccatcagtggagtaatcacgccacaaaacttttgcacaaatgttcgatcaaatccactcatgctaagaaatcgcattacttcccttcgtcttgaggataacggaaactccgcaaggaaagtgattcgggcttctccaaattcactttcggctagtttatcaccaaacccgcctcctgaagtcgatcgaagaactccatacgatgttttaaatgttctttccatgtctggaagttggaataaAAGCAgatttgtcccactttctccatgcaatccttcaatggtgggacaggataagagtccattcttgtgactgcattcacctttctaaactccacacacaaccgttgggtaccatctggtttaggtaccatcactatgggtgagctccactggctgcaacccacttcaattatgccattcttcagcatactctcaatctctctgttaacctgtgccaattttaaaggattaagtctatatgaatgttgtttgataggaacagcatttcccacatggacatcatgtctagccattttagtacttcccaatttatttccacaaacttgcccgtgtgatatcaataactctttcaggacagttcgtttttcctccggaaggtaacaacaattcatcccaatttttgagaacatcctcattgtccaatttaatttgaggtatgtcaaattcacagtcatctggatttggttcgtcactttgagttagaatcattaaaacctcctttttctctccttccctttaaaagtaccttttaagcatattcacatgacacactcggtgagtcttccttctatctggtgtttttaccacataattcacctcacttaatttcctttcaatctgatacggtccacaaaacctagcttttaaaggctcccctaccactggtaacaacactaaaactttatccccactggcaaaactacgaactttggattttttgtccgctacccgtttcatcacatgttgtgcaactttcaaatactgtctagccaattcacctgctctatttaatcgttccctaaaatttgacacttaatccaatagtgtaatttctgatttctcacccacaatttttccttaatcagtttaagtggtcctcttacctcatgaccaaaaattagttcaaaaggactaaatttggtagactcattagacgcatccctaattgcaaacaatacgaatgggatttctttatcccaatcctctggataatcttgacaatacgccctcaacattgtctttaatgtctgatgccacctttctaacgttccctgcgattctggatggtatgcagttgatttaaattgttttattcctaagctatccataacttctttgagtaactttgaagtaaaatttgatccttgatccgattgaatttctgtgggtagtcaatatctagtaaagaatttaagtaactcctccacaatccttttagctgtaatattacgtactggaatggcctctggaaacctagtagacacatccattatagtcaaaagatattgattcccactttttgttttaggaagcggtcctacacaatcgattaggacccttgtaaaagattcctcaaatgctggaatgggtataaagggcgctggttttatccgtgcttgaggtttccctatcatttcacATGGGTGACAtatattgacaaaatgtaactacatctttatgtagtccaggccaataaaaatgtttctggattttagcttgagttttccttattggattggattttattgtcatgtgtaccgaggtacagtgaaaagtattttcccaaatgacctcccactggtacctcatgtgcaactcgcaacacctcctttctataccctatcggcaatactacttgatgaacttctgcccacttttcatccaccggcatatgtacaggtctccgttttctcatcaagacatcatttttaaggtaataacacactggtatactctcattcctcttccgtatatgctttctgatatatccgttttatttctacatctttctgttgtaactccgccaattttcctgaactaaaaatatccgcctcatcctccacctgttcttgttctttttcaaccatctgatcaaaaattgtttctgataattgcacttcaacttcatcttcacgctttgatttctcctcttgtcttaacctgtgactttgcgaccttgttactacacaatccggaaaaatcccaggatattcgtccttcaacacttcagttgactgattttccacctgcttatcaaccacagtaggcatcactcccacctgcgatccagctataccattccccaagataaactgtattcctggacaagatagtttatctattactcctactaccacttcactcttcactggactttccaaccttaccttatataatggaacgctactcctctcaccctgaattccacatatcaccaccttttctggcaacattcttcccaaattacataattcctcatctcttaccattaaagattgactagcccctgtatcttttaaaattgtgacttctttacctgctcctcctgatacacatgagtaaactatacccacacaagtaaattctttaaatacatctggcacgttcataacaattacttcttgaacaggctgtacaatcgtttgcacctccttcgctttggctttcctttaccactcttaacaaaccccactgtcttatcctgttttaccacatcagccttcccagtgctttccttcaaccaccaacactgtgactttacatggcctagtttattacagtgaaaacatctgaaacttttcatttcttttccaccctcctggatttcttttttaatctgaggtacactctctttagtgtctcccatcagatcaccttcaccattaccacttgagtatttctcatgtccccagtttctatccctcaccggctgaaactgatgtcggaaaccaatctttgatttatgaactaattcataatcatctgccatttccgctgctaatcttgcagttttaaccctctgttcttccacatgagttctcactacatcaggaattgaattttcaaactcctccaaaagtataatttctctgagagcttcatatgtttggtctattttcaaagcccttatccacctatcaaaattactctgtttgagcctttcaaactccatgtatgtttgaccaaattctttccttaaatttctaaacctttgtctgtaagcttcaggcacgagctcatatgcacttaagatggatttcttcacctcctcatgcgtTCCATATACCTCcttcagtagtgatgcaaacacttcactcgctctacctaccagctttgtttgaatcagtaacacccacatgtcctgtggccatttcatttgtttagctacattctcaaatgaaacgaaaaaggcttccacttccttcttgtcaaacctcggcaatgcttggacatatttaaatagattcccaccaagccttcgactatgacgctctttcgcactatcctcatcactatcatccaactgtatgtttccctttacgtctgccaattttaactgattgtcatgtttcatggccattttctgaagttcaaactccctctcattatctttttccctgatctgtatctccctttttctttttgttctgctagggctattctttcttttctccttctccttttctttttcctctctctctctctttctctttcctctctctcactctcgtattcaagccgctttaattctttctcatgttccatttgtttaatttgcaactgaatttttgccatttccaattagtcaaactgtatctcaggcaactttaaatgcttaaccaccgccataattacctcatcttttcgcattttgtcaggtaatgttaactgcaatgatcttgccaaatctaacagtctgcttttcgtttctgtccgtaaagtactacgtgtgacattcgccacccccaaaaacttctgagcctctgaaagagccattgttcacaacactctccccacttaaactaaagtaccacaccggaaaagcaacaatctttcactgtctttaagttcacaaaagctaatccaatagatagacttttatcccccttgagcccccaattattacgggcgaggcttttcagaaccccaaaatgtatcatggagttcaaccaacctctccctttaatggatttgttgcttttcctagcacacggctttttccattggtgtgggattacaattatggacacgtgggcttttaaacacaaaacactgtttattccatgaactcaacttaacatcttaaataaacattggatatcATAACatcccttatttcaaagataactcagaaaatattgcaacagtaaatatctccttaaaatgttccttcaaacttccaagagacttaacacctttaaacagtatcacatcaggttaaaggatatatatattttctgtagaatggcagagatatattagcttggttgacttcagctccagcaccttgctttcttcctgcagctctctggacacacacagacacacaactttttccaactgcaaaactaaactgcaaaatggctgacctgacctcagctccacacactctctgacatcactgttttcttaaaggtacattgcttaaacatccatgtcttaaaggtactctcacatgacaaaacatAATTGCTGCTCAAAGCAGGTGTAACTTGCATCAAAAATTAATGCATAAACCAAATAAATTATATAAAATAATAGAAATGTGACAATCATGTAAGAACATAGCATCAATCTCTCCCTTAAcaacagcaaaactaaggagctggtcattgacttcaggaagcgaagtatcgtacacacccctgtctatcaatggtgccaaggtggagatggttgacagtttcaaattccaaagtgtgcacatcaccaacaatctgtcctggtccaccctcgtcaatgctacaaccaagaaagcacaacaacacttatacttcctcaggaaacttaagaaaatttggcatgtccacattgactccaaCCAATTTTTAGAGAcgtaccataaaaagcatcctatctggctgcatcgcagcttggTACGGTAACTGCTGGGCCCAAGactaagaaactatagagagtcgtgaacacagtccagtctatcatgcgaacccgccttccatc
It contains:
- the LOC140410251 gene encoding NACHT, LRR and PYD domains-containing protein 3-like, translated to MGQLSCKACCNWRSSNEQEHYSLVSGNQIDGVDWTDTEETSQKTGTMNSSLTAGISTSEHSQIQYPAPGEGDQTTGTGTSEHSQIQAPAPGEDDQTTGTGTSEHSQIQDPEEGDQTTGTGTSEHSEIQYPAPGEGDQTTGTGTSAHSQIQAPEEGDQSTESGTSEHSQIPAPAPGEGDQSTESGTSEHSQIQYPVPGERDQTTGTGTNEHSQIQAPAPGEGDQTTGTGTSEHSQIQAPGEDDRTTGTGTSEHSQIQAPGEGDQTTGTGTSEHSQIQAPTPGEGDQTTGTGTSEHSQIQAPGEDDRTTGTGTSEHSQIQAPAPGEGHQTTGTGSGKENPSGDMLLVNAASYDGKTDIQRKHKETLWAQTETLRVNPILIKEKVKTFQLVARYTELTVISTVRDRTLVEHELLARGRDHEEWREKHLRRELEKIRPDQLFQSSFSERNSKSGSSAAVSGVPGIGKTTMVQKMVYDWATGKIYSNFQFVFSFKFQDLNSINCRINLKNLILDQYPYFGNVLGELWKNPEGLLFIFDGLDEFKDRIDFADNRRNTEPLSMCTDPECWCEVSDIVYSLIQHKLLPGCSVLVTSRPTELHLLEKAEISVCAEILGFVGDERKEYFNKFFEDQTVAAAVFKHVEENEILYTICYNPSYCWILGLSLGPFFTQRDRKQQQVPKTITQLYSYYIYNILKNHGREIENLRDVLLKLGEMAFTGVSEKKIVFRNADLIKYNLQPSQFLSGFLMELLERDDSVQSVVYTFPHLTIQEFVAALAQFLTPDPGDIGKLLSEAHSKGDGRFEIFLRFVSGLSSPQAAQPLEEFLGPFSHQIAYGVIDWVKEKVESQIGKTESETAKRNLLNTFHYLFESQNKEVAQATVGSVDILILCGLTLKPVDCTVLSHVIGLCNIIKELNLESCSIHCDGFQQLRSTIHKCQVLRLKNNKLGDSGVKELLFAALRKPDCKIQKLDLWAADLTDSCAEDLASALNTNWSLTSLNLGSNAFTDQSIPDIRRLILNCRCLDVIWLVENQFSLNGTNQLMSLQGTRSGLSVKLSISIY